A single region of the Melospiza melodia melodia isolate bMelMel2 chromosome 7 unlocalized genomic scaffold, bMelMel2.pri SUPER_7_unloc_1, whole genome shotgun sequence genome encodes:
- the LOC134432790 gene encoding uncharacterized protein LOC134432790 isoform X1 yields the protein MEPQEVSPPQLQVLVAVVATLGKLLATMTGPHSDKSPNCLHEDLKNFTRSLRAILNHGNVTSLGHPGVASLGRALATLGATPGTTWASGRAVAKAWRELVARLVDRWDWLSREATKLHDNHRKVIANQQLMVALDKEEVAREMATYDAQVAAATNEGMGEAVVATRRGRWAVVALGLLQCLVATCDRATLFYWNMEWRLRDLEAILKGTNEVSPDVLQALVAKVAKFEWLWEASTRLAKDHLLGTLGVIDNILLSPYGGWGGPGCPGSCAVAKQCQKAIEDIPRLLQESFTWEH from the exons ATGGAGCCCCAAGAG GTGTCCCCTCCACAGCTTCAGGtgctggtggccgtggtggccaccctgggcaagctgctggccaccatgACTGGGCCACACAGCGACAAGTCCCCAAACTGCTTACATGAGGACCTGAAGAACTTCACCCGGAGCCTTCGTGCAATCCTGAACCACGGCAATGTCACCTCTCTGGGTCACCCTGGTGTCGCCTCCCTGGGCCGGGCCCTGGCCACCCTCGGGGCCACCCCTGGGACCACCTGGGCCAGTGGGAGAGCCGTGGCCAAGGCCTGGCGGGAGTTAGTGGCCAGGCTCGTGGACCGCTGGGACTGGCTGTCCAGGGAGGCCACCAAGCTCCATGACAACCACAGGAAGGTAATCGCGAACCAGCAGCTGATGGTGGCCCTGGACAAGGAGGAAGTGGCCAGGGAAATGGCCACATACGATGCCCAGGTGGCGGCAGCCACCAATGAGGGAATGGGAGAggctgtggtggccaccaggaggggacgttgggcagtggtggccctggggctgctgcagtgcTTGGTGGCCACATGTGACAGAGCCACCTTGTTTTACTGGAACATGGAGTGGCGGCTCAGGGACCTCGAGGCCATCCTGAAGGGGACAAACGaggtgtcccctgatgtcctccAGGCCTTGGTAGCCAAAGTGGCCAAGTTTgagtggctgtgggaggccagcacccgcctggccaaggatcacctgcttGGGACACTTGGGGTCATCGACAACATCCTCTTGAGTCCCTATGGTGGCTGGGGTGGCCCCGGTTGCCCTGGCAGCTGTGCAGTGGCCAAGCAATGCCAAAaagccatcgaggacatcccgaggctgctgcaggaaagtTTCACATGGGAGCACTGA
- the LOC134432790 gene encoding uncharacterized protein LOC134432790 isoform X2 — MTGPHSDKSPNCLHEDLKNFTRSLRAILNHGNVTSLGHPGVASLGRALATLGATPGTTWASGRAVAKAWRELVARLVDRWDWLSREATKLHDNHRKVIANQQLMVALDKEEVAREMATYDAQVAAATNEGMGEAVVATRRGRWAVVALGLLQCLVATCDRATLFYWNMEWRLRDLEAILKGTNEVSPDVLQALVAKVAKFEWLWEASTRLAKDHLLGTLGVIDNILLSPYGGWGGPGCPGSCAVAKQCQKAIEDIPRLLQESFTWEH; from the coding sequence atgACTGGGCCACACAGCGACAAGTCCCCAAACTGCTTACATGAGGACCTGAAGAACTTCACCCGGAGCCTTCGTGCAATCCTGAACCACGGCAATGTCACCTCTCTGGGTCACCCTGGTGTCGCCTCCCTGGGCCGGGCCCTGGCCACCCTCGGGGCCACCCCTGGGACCACCTGGGCCAGTGGGAGAGCCGTGGCCAAGGCCTGGCGGGAGTTAGTGGCCAGGCTCGTGGACCGCTGGGACTGGCTGTCCAGGGAGGCCACCAAGCTCCATGACAACCACAGGAAGGTAATCGCGAACCAGCAGCTGATGGTGGCCCTGGACAAGGAGGAAGTGGCCAGGGAAATGGCCACATACGATGCCCAGGTGGCGGCAGCCACCAATGAGGGAATGGGAGAggctgtggtggccaccaggaggggacgttgggcagtggtggccctggggctgctgcagtgcTTGGTGGCCACATGTGACAGAGCCACCTTGTTTTACTGGAACATGGAGTGGCGGCTCAGGGACCTCGAGGCCATCCTGAAGGGGACAAACGaggtgtcccctgatgtcctccAGGCCTTGGTAGCCAAAGTGGCCAAGTTTgagtggctgtgggaggccagcacccgcctggccaaggatcacctgcttGGGACACTTGGGGTCATCGACAACATCCTCTTGAGTCCCTATGGTGGCTGGGGTGGCCCCGGTTGCCCTGGCAGCTGTGCAGTGGCCAAGCAATGCCAAAaagccatcgaggacatcccgaggctgctgcaggaaagtTTCACATGGGAGCACTGA